In one window of Posidoniimonas corsicana DNA:
- the rpoN gene encoding RNA polymerase factor sigma-54: MQLAQKQVLAPRMIQSMEILQLPIMALQERIEQEMEDNPCLDLVEPSEDSDSSSQTEEYESAEDGERELVVKEDANNEDDFERLINMADNLPDDYEERSRPSRGQMEADADRAHDAMANMVARPESLSDYLSHQLSWFEAEDDVRKMADRIIYSLDSNGYLKTPLEELLPPLAADLNGDADAMRAKQLQVAEQALALVQHLDPPGVGARSLKECLQMQLTPGMPYYDELSTLIESHLEDLENNRLPLISKKTGYSIELIQEVWEELRKLKPKPGADFSESSVPGVTPDVFVEKTDDGGYKVRLEDGQIPSLYISPYYRNLLRQAGGADAKTREYIKRKINAAQWLIESIEQRRGTLTRVAQAIVDHQTRFLDEGPEFIVPLKMQQIADRVGVHVTTVSRAVDDKWIQAPRGIYPLKRFFVGGTTGADGEDIAWDRVRLKLQEIVDNEDKKKPFSDDALVEELAKHGITVARRTVTKYRKAMDIPSSRQRRDWSDS; encoded by the coding sequence ATGCAGCTGGCTCAGAAGCAGGTGCTTGCACCGCGGATGATCCAGTCGATGGAGATCCTGCAGCTGCCGATCATGGCGCTGCAGGAGCGCATCGAGCAGGAGATGGAGGACAACCCCTGCCTGGACCTCGTGGAGCCGAGCGAGGACTCCGACAGCAGCTCGCAGACCGAGGAGTACGAGAGCGCCGAGGACGGCGAGCGTGAGCTGGTCGTCAAGGAGGACGCCAACAACGAGGACGACTTTGAACGCCTGATCAACATGGCGGACAACCTGCCCGACGACTACGAGGAGCGGAGCCGCCCCTCGCGCGGGCAGATGGAGGCCGACGCCGACCGCGCCCACGACGCCATGGCCAACATGGTCGCCCGGCCGGAGTCGCTGTCGGACTACCTGAGCCACCAGCTGAGCTGGTTCGAGGCCGAGGATGACGTCCGCAAGATGGCGGACCGCATCATCTACAGCCTCGACAGCAACGGCTACCTCAAGACGCCGCTCGAGGAGCTGCTGCCCCCGCTGGCCGCCGACCTCAACGGCGACGCCGACGCCATGCGAGCCAAGCAGCTGCAGGTCGCCGAGCAGGCGCTGGCGCTCGTGCAGCACCTCGACCCGCCGGGCGTTGGCGCGCGAAGCCTGAAGGAGTGCCTGCAGATGCAGCTCACCCCGGGCATGCCGTACTACGACGAGCTGAGCACGCTGATCGAGTCGCACCTCGAAGACCTCGAGAACAACCGGCTGCCGCTGATCTCGAAGAAGACGGGCTACTCGATCGAGCTGATCCAGGAGGTCTGGGAAGAGCTACGCAAACTCAAGCCAAAGCCGGGCGCAGACTTCAGCGAGTCATCCGTGCCCGGCGTCACGCCCGACGTGTTCGTCGAAAAGACCGACGACGGCGGGTACAAGGTGCGATTGGAAGACGGGCAGATCCCCTCGCTGTACATCAGCCCGTACTACCGCAACCTGCTCCGCCAGGCCGGCGGCGCCGACGCGAAGACCCGCGAGTACATCAAACGCAAGATCAACGCCGCGCAGTGGCTGATCGAGTCGATCGAGCAGCGCCGCGGAACGCTCACCCGCGTCGCGCAGGCGATCGTCGACCACCAGACGCGGTTCTTGGACGAGGGCCCCGAGTTCATCGTCCCGCTGAAGATGCAGCAGATCGCCGACCGCGTCGGCGTTCACGTGACCACCGTCAGCCGTGCGGTTGACGACAAGTGGATCCAGGCGCCACGCGGCATCTACCCGCTCAAGCGGTTCTTTGTCGGCGGCACCACCGGCGCCGACGGCGAGGACATCGCCTGGGACCGCGTGCGGTTGAAGCTGCAGGAGATCGTCGACAACGAGGACAAGAAGAAGCCGTTCTCCGACGACGCGCTTGTCGAAGAACTCGCCAAGCACGGCATCACCGTCGCCCGCCGCACGGTCACCAAGTACCGCAAGGCGATGGACATCCCGAGCAGCCGGCAACGCCGCGACTGGTCGGACAGCTGA
- a CDS encoding PH domain-containing protein — protein sequence MQCPKCQAECEEEAAFCHKCGANLQEDAPAQEPAAGGRPTPHESFRHQVGHTDHDEEEQEEQIWHGAYSSKAMVGQWMAAALLTVLAVVVGVMTGAVVIAVGAAVLVWAILIGWYAYRRYSVHYTLTTQRLIHESGILWRTIDRIELIDIDDVTFKQGPVERAFRVGTIIVISGDKTSPELSLPGIDDVRAVADKIDDARRKERRRRGLHMITQGA from the coding sequence ATGCAGTGCCCAAAATGCCAGGCCGAGTGCGAAGAGGAGGCCGCCTTCTGCCACAAGTGTGGCGCCAATCTGCAGGAAGATGCCCCCGCCCAGGAGCCGGCCGCAGGCGGCCGTCCGACGCCGCACGAGTCGTTCCGTCACCAGGTCGGGCACACCGACCATGACGAGGAAGAGCAGGAGGAGCAGATCTGGCACGGCGCCTACTCCAGCAAGGCGATGGTTGGCCAGTGGATGGCCGCCGCGCTGCTGACAGTGCTAGCGGTGGTGGTGGGGGTCATGACCGGGGCCGTGGTGATCGCGGTTGGCGCCGCGGTGCTCGTCTGGGCGATCCTGATCGGTTGGTACGCCTACCGCCGGTATAGCGTCCACTACACACTCACTACGCAGCGGTTGATCCACGAGTCAGGCATCCTTTGGCGGACCATCGACCGCATCGAGCTAATTGACATCGACGACGTAACCTTCAAGCAGGGCCCGGTCGAGCGGGCTTTCCGCGTCGGAACGATCATCGTGATCTCCGGCGACAAGACGTCGCCAGAGCTGAGCCTGCCGGGCATCGACGACGTCCGCGCAGTGGCCGACAAGATCGACGACGCGCGACGCAAGGAGCGCCGGCGTCGTGGCCTCCACATGATCACCCAAGGCGCCTGA
- the nrdR gene encoding transcriptional regulator NrdR, whose product MKCPFCHVDNDRVIDSRASQDGSAIRRRRECLKCNRRYTTYERPEDITIRVVKKDGSRVPFDREKIKRGLERACVKRSISGLKIDSTVAAIENDIYASFDTEVGSRELGQLVMEHLRDLDQVAFVRFASVYRQFNDVQDFFEELRPMLEGEGRPAPR is encoded by the coding sequence ATGAAATGCCCCTTCTGCCACGTCGACAACGACCGGGTCATCGACTCGCGCGCCAGCCAAGACGGCTCGGCGATCCGGCGCCGTCGAGAGTGTCTGAAGTGCAATCGCCGCTACACCACGTACGAGCGCCCCGAAGACATCACTATCCGCGTCGTGAAGAAGGACGGATCGCGAGTCCCGTTTGATCGCGAAAAGATCAAACGTGGCCTCGAACGGGCGTGCGTAAAGCGTTCAATCAGCGGGCTCAAGATCGACTCGACGGTCGCGGCGATCGAGAACGATATCTACGCCAGTTTCGACACCGAGGTGGGCTCGCGTGAGCTCGGCCAGCTGGTCATGGAGCACCTCCGCGACCTGGACCAGGTGGCCTTTGTGCGATTCGCAAGCGTGTACCGCCAGTTCAACGACGTCCAAGACTTCTTCGAGGAGCTGCGGCCCATGCT
- a CDS encoding WD40 domain-containing protein: MRYTHPTLATLSAVFCCAPALVADEKITFDQHVAPILRQHCQACHSQDDASGGLALDDYNATLAGGAGGEVLASADVGGSRLWKLVNHEEQPYMPPGGEKIPGDQLKILQQWIEGGLLKDAGSKPKPSAKPAIAAVATDNSGKPVGEPAMPTGLYRQPVVTADHAGPAPSLAASRWAPVVAVPWQRQVSFYHTDTHQLLGIVPYVDGVPQVVRFSRDGSLLLVAGGRHAKLGNAALYDVKSGARLATIGDELDIVLAADISPDKLMVAIGGPKKKVRVYRVADGEQAYQLGKHTDWITALAFSPDGKLIATGDRATGLRTWDAAAGNERNDLRGHSGAITSVAWRADSSVLASTSEDGSVRLWDAAGNSIKSFEAHGGGAMSAAFASDGRIVTAGRDKKVKLWKPDGGHLADLTQLNDIALAAVFTHNGEQVIASDYTGEVRVVGVEDKQTNATLAPNPPTIDDRLAAAAQAVQAHSQTLVEAKQNNDAAQQAVEQGESAHADYQQKLAAAKEAAERQSAKLADQDQSLTAAKAYADASLKAFEAAQKQFATAEKQLASFREEQDADPPTEGDAEASDEAAARLAELEAAYSDASGAVAKQEAESQRARQQADAAARSQQAAKNRSDEANNQLAAVEQLQAGLPNLERLRATKAESDAAAKQAAEQGTRLASEQKELAAELEAFSQAMARLTDEAQQRAASQTEVAQSLGAAQAVRQAAAEAAEAKAQSVAQTKARLDEIKQQLRSLQAEQRELSAALKSSDERLAEIAEQMSEAERQSQIAESQVRDFTAAEAMRKAYAEAQE; the protein is encoded by the coding sequence TTGCGATACACCCACCCGACCCTCGCCACCCTCTCCGCCGTGTTCTGCTGCGCCCCCGCGCTGGTGGCCGACGAGAAGATCACGTTCGACCAGCACGTGGCGCCGATCCTCCGCCAGCACTGCCAGGCCTGCCACAGCCAGGACGACGCGTCGGGCGGCCTAGCGCTGGACGACTACAACGCGACACTGGCGGGCGGCGCCGGCGGCGAGGTGCTCGCCTCGGCGGACGTCGGCGGGTCGCGGTTGTGGAAGTTGGTGAACCACGAGGAGCAGCCCTACATGCCGCCGGGCGGCGAGAAGATCCCTGGCGACCAGCTCAAGATCCTCCAGCAGTGGATCGAAGGCGGCCTGCTGAAGGACGCAGGATCAAAGCCGAAGCCGAGCGCCAAACCGGCCATCGCCGCGGTCGCGACCGACAACTCGGGCAAGCCGGTCGGCGAACCCGCCATGCCAACCGGCCTGTACCGCCAGCCAGTGGTGACCGCCGACCACGCCGGCCCGGCGCCGTCGCTGGCCGCCAGCCGGTGGGCGCCGGTCGTGGCGGTCCCCTGGCAAAGGCAGGTCTCGTTCTACCACACCGACACGCACCAGTTGCTGGGCATCGTCCCGTACGTCGACGGCGTCCCCCAGGTGGTCCGGTTCAGCCGCGACGGCAGCCTGCTGCTGGTCGCCGGCGGGCGCCACGCCAAGCTCGGCAACGCCGCGCTGTACGACGTAAAGAGCGGCGCCCGGCTGGCCACTATCGGCGACGAGCTGGACATCGTGCTCGCAGCCGACATCAGCCCCGACAAGTTAATGGTCGCCATCGGCGGGCCCAAGAAGAAGGTGCGGGTGTACCGCGTGGCCGACGGCGAGCAGGCGTACCAGCTCGGCAAGCACACCGACTGGATCACCGCCCTGGCATTCAGCCCGGACGGCAAGCTGATCGCCACTGGCGACCGCGCGACGGGCCTCCGCACGTGGGACGCGGCCGCGGGCAACGAGCGCAACGACCTCCGCGGACACAGCGGCGCAATCACGTCGGTCGCGTGGCGGGCGGACTCTTCGGTGCTGGCGTCGACCAGCGAGGACGGCTCGGTGCGGCTCTGGGACGCCGCGGGCAACTCGATCAAGTCGTTCGAGGCGCACGGCGGCGGGGCGATGTCGGCCGCGTTCGCCAGCGACGGGCGGATCGTCACCGCGGGACGGGACAAGAAGGTGAAGCTGTGGAAACCGGACGGCGGCCACTTGGCCGACCTGACCCAGCTGAACGACATCGCCCTGGCGGCCGTGTTCACGCACAACGGCGAGCAGGTGATCGCGTCCGACTATACCGGCGAGGTCCGCGTGGTGGGCGTCGAAGACAAACAAACCAACGCGACGCTGGCGCCCAACCCGCCGACCATCGACGACCGCCTCGCCGCCGCGGCCCAGGCAGTCCAAGCGCACTCGCAGACACTAGTGGAGGCCAAGCAGAACAACGACGCCGCGCAGCAGGCGGTCGAGCAGGGCGAGTCCGCCCACGCCGACTACCAGCAGAAGCTGGCGGCCGCCAAGGAGGCCGCCGAACGACAGTCCGCCAAACTGGCGGATCAGGATCAGTCGCTAACCGCCGCCAAGGCCTACGCCGACGCGTCGCTGAAGGCGTTCGAGGCGGCGCAGAAGCAGTTCGCAACCGCCGAGAAACAGCTAGCATCGTTCCGTGAGGAGCAGGACGCCGACCCGCCCACCGAAGGCGATGCCGAAGCGTCCGACGAGGCGGCGGCCCGGCTGGCCGAGCTCGAGGCCGCCTACAGCGACGCCAGCGGCGCGGTCGCCAAACAGGAAGCTGAATCGCAGCGGGCCCGGCAGCAGGCGGACGCCGCGGCGCGGTCGCAGCAGGCGGCGAAGAACCGATCGGACGAGGCGAACAACCAGCTGGCGGCGGTTGAACAGCTGCAGGCTGGCCTGCCCAACCTGGAGAGACTTCGGGCCACCAAGGCTGAGTCCGACGCCGCCGCCAAACAAGCCGCCGAGCAGGGGACGCGGCTCGCGTCCGAGCAGAAGGAACTTGCCGCCGAGCTGGAGGCGTTCTCGCAGGCAATGGCCCGCCTGACCGATGAGGCGCAGCAGCGGGCGGCGAGCCAAACGGAAGTCGCCCAGTCGCTCGGCGCCGCGCAGGCCGTGCGGCAGGCCGCCGCCGAGGCGGCCGAGGCCAAGGCCCAGTCGGTCGCCCAAACCAAGGCCCGGCTGGACGAGATCAAGCAACAACTCAGGTCGCTTCAGGCTGAGCAGCGCGAGCTCTCCGCTGCCCTCAAGTCAAGCGACGAGAGGCTTGCCGAGATCGCCGAGCAGATGAGCGAGGCCGAGCGGCAGTCCCAGATCGCCGAGTCGCAGGTGCGGGACTTCACCGCGGCCGAGGCAATGCGCAAAGCGTATGCCGAAGCCCAAGAGTAG
- the dnaX gene encoding DNA polymerase III subunit gamma/tau, translated as MPETPAGPQDPPRDEYVVVARRYRPQTFDELIGQGHVAQALKQAIATGRIGHAYLFTGARGVGKTSAARILAKALNCTANPDGGPTATPCNQCDVCRSVSTGDDVDVLEIDGASNRGIDEIRQLRQNVAIRPSRARFKVYIIDEVHMLTKEAFNALLKTLEEPPEHVKFVFATTEPNKIPITILSRCQRFDFAGIESTAIQTRLAQIAESEGVGIDAEALQILAMRAAGSMRDSQSLLEQLLAVSEGSVTGHDVNQLLGIAPAQRVSDLARRLAERDAAGALGELHSAIAGGADVGQLLDQLLGYFRDVMAVSVGAGTDAALYALPSQSEELQSLAQTLGPQTLLAVLQVLDETAARLRVSVHTRTLAEMAIVRVCHLEDLDDLATLVASLRDGAPPPPADPPAKRPAPSPAPTSSGPTPPRPPAPTAQPPAAQSDRPTPNSTPAPRAASDPPPAPPAPETSESPAPTPSPAARPASTGSQTPTAPPASDTRPSQPIAPTAVAEPPPQPAMGETLDGERLKRLWRATTEQVGGILGNLAAMAVSVDSIDANRVRVRFDRPMSRDTCEQPNHKQQLESALSSCAGRRLTVEFESAAPADNGPAPQRMTRRQRQAEIAQRPFVQAAMELFDVPQEKLKYVPPASEK; from the coding sequence ATGCCCGAAACCCCTGCCGGCCCCCAAGACCCTCCGCGCGACGAGTACGTCGTCGTAGCGCGGCGGTACCGCCCGCAGACCTTTGACGAGCTGATCGGTCAGGGGCACGTCGCGCAGGCGCTTAAGCAGGCGATCGCCACCGGCAGGATAGGGCACGCGTACCTGTTCACCGGCGCCCGCGGCGTCGGCAAGACGTCCGCCGCGCGGATCCTGGCCAAGGCGCTCAACTGCACGGCCAACCCGGATGGGGGCCCGACCGCCACGCCGTGCAACCAGTGCGACGTCTGCCGGAGCGTTTCGACCGGCGACGATGTCGACGTACTGGAGATCGACGGCGCCAGTAATCGCGGCATCGACGAGATCCGCCAGCTCCGGCAGAACGTGGCGATCCGCCCCAGCCGGGCGCGGTTCAAGGTGTACATCATCGACGAGGTGCACATGCTCACCAAGGAGGCGTTCAACGCCCTCCTGAAGACGCTCGAAGAGCCGCCAGAGCATGTGAAGTTCGTGTTCGCCACCACCGAGCCGAACAAGATCCCCATCACGATCCTGTCCCGCTGCCAGCGGTTCGACTTCGCCGGCATCGAGTCGACCGCTATCCAGACTCGATTGGCGCAGATCGCCGAGTCCGAGGGCGTCGGCATCGACGCCGAAGCGCTGCAGATCCTCGCGATGCGCGCCGCCGGTTCGATGCGCGACAGCCAGTCGCTGCTCGAGCAGCTGCTGGCGGTTTCCGAGGGTTCGGTCACAGGCCACGACGTCAACCAGCTGCTAGGGATCGCGCCCGCCCAAAGGGTCAGCGACCTAGCCCGCCGGCTCGCCGAACGCGACGCCGCGGGGGCGCTGGGCGAGCTGCACAGCGCGATCGCCGGCGGCGCGGACGTCGGTCAATTGCTTGACCAGCTGCTGGGCTACTTCCGAGACGTGATGGCGGTGTCGGTCGGAGCGGGGACGGACGCAGCGTTGTACGCGTTGCCGAGCCAATCGGAAGAACTGCAATCGCTCGCCCAGACGCTCGGGCCACAGACATTGCTGGCCGTGCTGCAGGTCCTCGACGAGACCGCCGCGCGGCTCCGGGTGAGCGTCCACACCCGCACGCTGGCCGAGATGGCGATCGTGCGGGTCTGCCACCTCGAAGACCTCGACGACCTGGCCACGCTGGTGGCCAGCCTCCGCGACGGCGCGCCGCCGCCCCCCGCCGATCCGCCGGCCAAACGCCCTGCGCCGTCACCGGCGCCCACCTCGTCGGGCCCGACGCCGCCACGCCCGCCGGCGCCCACCGCCCAGCCGCCCGCGGCGCAATCAGACCGACCAACGCCGAACAGCACACCGGCGCCCCGCGCCGCGTCGGACCCGCCACCGGCGCCGCCAGCACCCGAGACCAGCGAGTCGCCCGCCCCGACACCCTCGCCCGCGGCGCGACCCGCGTCCACCGGATCGCAAACGCCGACGGCTCCGCCGGCGTCGGACACCAGGCCCAGCCAGCCGATCGCTCCAACCGCGGTAGCGGAACCGCCGCCCCAACCCGCCATGGGCGAGACGCTCGACGGCGAGCGTCTTAAGCGCCTCTGGCGGGCCACGACCGAGCAGGTCGGCGGCATCCTCGGCAACCTGGCCGCGATGGCGGTCTCGGTCGACTCGATCGACGCCAACCGGGTGCGGGTGCGGTTCGACCGTCCGATGAGCCGCGATACCTGCGAGCAGCCCAACCACAAGCAGCAGCTCGAGTCGGCGCTCTCGTCCTGCGCCGGGCGGAGGCTGACGGTCGAGTTCGAGTCCGCCGCGCCCGCCGACAACGGCCCGGCGCCGCAGCGGATGACGCGTCGTCAACGCCAGGCGGAGATCGCGCAGCGGCCGTTCGTGCAAGCCGCGATGGAGCTGTTCGACGTGCCGCAAGAGAAGCTCAAGTACGTGCCGCCGGCCAGCGAGAAGTAG
- a CDS encoding YbaB/EbfC family nucleoid-associated protein: MLKGLGNIAGIMKQAQEFGGKMQGIQEQLKQVKVTGAAGGGLIEVDVNGQGEALAVRIDASLLEKQEKEMIEDLLPAAINDALGKAKQRQAEAMQEITGGLNLPGLEGLMPGGNA, encoded by the coding sequence ATGCTCAAGGGACTTGGCAACATCGCGGGCATCATGAAGCAGGCGCAGGAATTCGGCGGCAAGATGCAGGGCATCCAAGAACAGCTCAAGCAGGTCAAGGTGACCGGCGCCGCCGGCGGCGGCCTGATCGAGGTGGATGTCAACGGGCAGGGCGAGGCCCTGGCCGTGCGCATCGATGCGTCGCTCCTCGAGAAGCAAGAGAAGGAGATGATCGAGGACCTGCTGCCCGCCGCCATCAACGACGCCCTCGGCAAGGCCAAGCAGCGTCAGGCCGAGGCGATGCAGGAGATCACCGGCGGGCTGAACCTGCCCGGGCTCGAGGGCCTGATGCCGGGCGGCAACGCCTAG
- a CDS encoding DUF1549 and DUF1553 domain-containing protein — MTTCRRALVLVLATCAPALAETAPTEFVRLEVYPPQIMLDHAADTQRVVAIASRADGMTLDVTDLANWRVDPEHGEPDAVRLESGVLSGGANGVARVSAEFAGLTAMVDAHSAADTPAPPVSFRHDVMPVFMRAGCNAGGCHGASRGKDGFRLSLFGFDPAGDHHRLTREMTARRLNPSLPDESLMLEKAIAAVPHSGGKLFDQESVYYQKLRDWVAAGSPNDVAEAPTVTSLSIYPPAAAVGAGGQSQRFIAVAQYSDGATRDVTHLAVFQSNNDVSAAIDDMGLVTSGKRGEAFVMARFDTHTVGSQVLVLPSGQPFEPVDELPANYVDELVGQKLQTLRINPSPLADDEEFLRRVTIDIAGRLPTVDERKVFLEDADPAKRAAKIDELLAGTEFAQVWAAKWCDLLMVRELPNRVEYKPMFLYSQWVTEQIAQDRPFDQVVRDLIGASGTSFDTPQVNFYQAEPDQKKIAENVAQVFLGIRIQCAQCHNHPFDRWTMDDYYAFTAFFSQISRKQGEDYREVLVYNRGSGESKHPVTGQSMAPKFLGDEAPDTKGKDRRVVAADWIAASENPYFATSVANRVWAHFLGRGVVEPVDDIRVSNPPSNPALFDALGERFVESGFSLRALVRDICNSNAYQRSCEPNDSNATDTSNFARAMPRRIPAESLWDCLSQATASKQDKLPGLPPGAKATQIADGSKGNYFLKTFGKASRESVCACGAVTEPTLSQALHMLNGDATQGKINRGKLVSEWLSQDLTNDQIIDQIYLRCLSRTPSAEEKQKLVGLTPDGDGREQALKDVFWAVLNSREFLFNH; from the coding sequence ATGACCACTTGCCGCAGAGCCCTTGTGCTGGTGCTCGCCACGTGCGCACCGGCCCTTGCCGAGACCGCGCCGACCGAGTTCGTCCGGCTAGAGGTCTACCCGCCGCAGATCATGCTGGACCACGCCGCCGACACGCAGCGGGTGGTGGCGATCGCCAGCCGCGCCGACGGGATGACCCTCGACGTCACGGACCTGGCCAACTGGCGGGTCGACCCCGAGCACGGCGAGCCCGACGCGGTCCGCCTGGAGTCGGGCGTGCTGTCGGGCGGCGCCAACGGCGTGGCCCGCGTATCGGCCGAGTTCGCCGGTTTGACCGCTATGGTCGACGCGCACTCCGCCGCCGACACGCCCGCCCCGCCGGTCAGCTTCCGCCACGACGTGATGCCGGTCTTCATGCGTGCTGGGTGCAACGCGGGCGGGTGCCACGGCGCCTCACGCGGCAAGGACGGGTTCCGGCTGTCGCTGTTCGGGTTCGACCCGGCCGGCGACCACCACCGCCTGACCCGCGAGATGACCGCCCGCAGGCTCAACCCCTCGCTGCCCGACGAGAGCCTGATGCTGGAGAAGGCCATCGCCGCGGTGCCGCACTCCGGCGGCAAGCTCTTCGACCAGGAAAGCGTCTACTACCAGAAGCTGCGGGACTGGGTCGCCGCCGGCTCTCCAAACGATGTCGCCGAGGCGCCCACCGTGACTTCGCTCTCCATCTACCCGCCCGCCGCCGCGGTCGGAGCGGGCGGGCAGTCGCAGCGGTTCATCGCTGTCGCGCAGTACTCCGACGGCGCCACCCGCGACGTCACCCACCTGGCCGTGTTCCAGTCCAACAACGACGTCAGCGCCGCCATCGACGACATGGGCCTGGTCACCTCCGGCAAGCGGGGCGAGGCGTTCGTGATGGCCCGCTTCGACACCCACACCGTCGGCAGCCAGGTGCTGGTGCTGCCCAGCGGCCAGCCCTTCGAGCCGGTCGACGAACTGCCCGCCAACTACGTCGACGAGCTGGTCGGGCAGAAGCTCCAAACGCTGCGGATCAACCCCAGCCCGCTGGCCGACGACGAGGAGTTCCTCCGCCGCGTCACGATCGACATTGCCGGCCGCCTGCCGACCGTCGACGAGCGGAAAGTGTTCCTCGAGGACGCCGACCCCGCCAAACGAGCCGCCAAGATCGACGAGCTGCTGGCCGGGACCGAGTTTGCTCAGGTCTGGGCCGCCAAGTGGTGCGACCTGCTGATGGTCCGCGAGCTGCCCAACCGCGTCGAGTACAAGCCGATGTTCCTGTACTCGCAGTGGGTCACCGAGCAGATCGCCCAGGACCGCCCGTTCGACCAGGTGGTCCGCGACCTGATCGGCGCCAGCGGCACCAGCTTCGACACGCCGCAGGTCAACTTCTACCAGGCCGAACCGGACCAGAAAAAGATTGCGGAGAACGTGGCGCAGGTGTTCCTCGGGATCCGCATCCAGTGCGCCCAGTGCCACAACCACCCATTCGACCGCTGGACCATGGACGACTACTACGCGTTCACCGCGTTCTTTAGTCAGATCTCACGGAAGCAAGGCGAGGACTACCGCGAGGTGCTGGTCTACAACCGCGGCAGCGGCGAGTCGAAGCACCCCGTGACCGGCCAGTCGATGGCGCCCAAGTTCCTCGGTGACGAGGCCCCCGACACCAAGGGCAAGGACCGCCGGGTGGTGGCCGCCGACTGGATCGCCGCGTCGGAGAACCCCTACTTCGCCACAAGCGTCGCCAACCGAGTGTGGGCGCACTTCCTGGGACGCGGCGTGGTGGAGCCGGTCGACGACATCCGCGTCAGCAACCCGCCCAGCAACCCGGCGCTGTTCGACGCGCTCGGCGAGCGGTTCGTGGAGTCGGGCTTCAGCCTCCGGGCCCTGGTTCGGGACATCTGCAACTCCAACGCCTACCAGCGGTCGTGCGAGCCGAACGACTCGAACGCAACCGACACGAGCAACTTCGCCCGCGCGATGCCGCGGCGGATCCCGGCGGAGTCGCTGTGGGACTGCCTGAGCCAGGCCACCGCGTCCAAGCAGGACAAGCTGCCCGGCCTGCCACCGGGCGCCAAGGCGACCCAGATCGCCGACGGCTCCAAGGGCAACTATTTCCTGAAGACCTTTGGCAAGGCCAGCCGCGAGTCGGTCTGCGCATGTGGCGCAGTCACCGAGCCGACGCTCTCCCAGGCGCTGCACATGCTCAACGGCGACGCCACGCAGGGCAAGATCAACCGCGGCAAGCTGGTCAGCGAGTGGCTCTCCCAGGATCTCACGAACGACCAGATCATCGACCAGATCTACCTCCGCTGCCTGAGTCGCACGCCCAGCGCTGAGGAGAAGCAGAAGCTGGTTGGCCTCACGCCCGACGGGGACGGTCGAGAGCAGGCCCTAAAGGACGTGTTCTGGGCGGTGCTCAACTCGAGGGAGTTCCTGTTCAACCACTAG
- a CDS encoding redoxin family protein, producing MNRLGLILWIGCGFAATVSVGADPRVWTDVTGRFKIEAELVAVEGGTVTLRKPDGSEVAVPTSKLSQADLRFLKEHNSHPPERIPDRRPRARGREDSASAGEIRGAAEEFFADLRTEGRARATGLLTGDARKLVADGKSPLQGLPKPDDHTRAIRAGQAEIKGEVGVVPVRVRAGGAFYKTKLHFRRDAEAWRVFAISAEFPDGEKTIDFEAAPSDGKQDPLLALIGKELSVQGVTLQGRPLDWEQFDGKVVLVDFWATWCGPCRAEMPNIRQNYAKHHDAGFEVVAISVDRDMNALKQFVIEEKPPWTVVADRHPAARESMAARLGISGIPAFVLIGRDGKVAAVHCRGERLGVELKKLLGEPSDRVASRL from the coding sequence ATGAATCGACTCGGCCTTATTCTCTGGATCGGGTGTGGTTTCGCGGCAACCGTCTCAGTCGGTGCGGACCCACGAGTTTGGACTGACGTTACGGGTAGATTCAAGATCGAAGCGGAGTTAGTCGCCGTTGAAGGCGGCACTGTGACGCTTCGCAAGCCCGACGGCTCGGAGGTTGCCGTGCCGACATCGAAGTTGAGCCAGGCAGACCTGCGGTTTCTCAAGGAGCACAATTCCCATCCGCCGGAACGTATCCCCGACCGTCGGCCACGTGCGCGCGGACGAGAGGACTCGGCCTCCGCGGGCGAGATCCGAGGCGCCGCCGAGGAGTTCTTCGCTGACCTTCGTACAGAAGGAAGGGCTAGAGCGACAGGGCTCCTGACTGGGGACGCACGCAAGCTGGTTGCAGACGGCAAGTCTCCTCTTCAGGGCCTGCCGAAGCCGGACGACCACACCCGCGCCATCCGTGCAGGGCAGGCGGAGATCAAAGGCGAGGTCGGCGTTGTCCCTGTCCGAGTCCGGGCTGGAGGCGCGTTCTATAAGACAAAGCTGCATTTTCGCAGGGACGCGGAGGCGTGGCGGGTCTTTGCAATAAGCGCTGAGTTTCCCGACGGCGAGAAAACCATCGACTTCGAAGCGGCGCCCAGCGACGGAAAGCAAGATCCGTTGCTCGCCCTGATTGGCAAAGAACTGTCCGTTCAAGGCGTAACACTGCAAGGGCGCCCCCTCGACTGGGAGCAGTTTGATGGCAAGGTAGTCCTCGTCGATTTCTGGGCGACCTGGTGTGGTCCCTGCCGAGCGGAGATGCCCAATATCAGGCAGAACTACGCGAAGCACCACGACGCGGGCTTCGAGGTCGTGGCGATCAGTGTCGACCGAGACATGAACGCCCTCAAGCAGTTTGTGATTGAAGAAAAGCCCCCGTGGACTGTGGTGGCCGACAGGCACCCAGCCGCCCGCGAATCAATGGCGGCTCGGCTGGGGATTAGTGGAATACCGGCGTTTGTGCTCATTGGGCGTGATGGCAAGGTCGCGGCTGTTCACTGCCGGGGCGAACGTCTGGGAGTCGAGCTGAAGAAGCTGCTTGGCGAGCCGAGCGACCGGGTGGCATCTCGCCTGTAG